The following proteins are co-located in the Calliphora vicina chromosome 2, idCalVici1.1, whole genome shotgun sequence genome:
- the LOC135950773 gene encoding uncharacterized protein DDB_G0283357-like, whose translation MLKRKLSPVIYKKSKHFKKFIEKTKQKLLRPTDNHTDNKISLTTRVTNDECNNISEELQMYDNNGCDYFKVMNTKEATMSTTCDNNDDEVADDDDVFADDNKQSVASSCYASIPTDNGSDKVEAVDDDGASDCCDDSNNHSNNNGNNKRSLHINDNNTNVASNENKQSNKQILNKDSKEKAATTLLIRGTNKNHHKLSNKTNDTDGNHDVVTKDDDDEDYKHDEDNNDVVDNNCNVDNVKYNKHHKTSATQQQQQQITTVTHESSVQPSSYMPLQIKQERLDDSFPSILSTTSSTPANTSSSSSTSTVSLLSFENCEHHKIKNCEIHQQPQSSAHGHMDIQNSIVQQLGTFVSNYRVGGVNYGRNSTGCSRESTTTSLSKW comes from the coding sequence ATGCTCAAAAGAAAACTATCACccgtaatatataaaaaatccaaacattttaaaaagtttatagaaaaaactaaacaaaaactatTGAGGCCAACTGACAATCACACAGACAATAAAATATCACTAACAACTCGAGTGACAAATGATGAGTGCAATAATATAAGCGAAGAGCTTCAAATGTATGATAATAATGGTTGTGATTATTTCAAAGTGATGAATACTAAAGAGGCCACAATGTCAACTACATGTGATAACAACGATGATGAggttgctgatgatgatgatgtttttgCTGACGACAATAAACAAAGTGTTGCAAGTAGTTGTTATGCCTCAATTCCAACTGATAATGGCAGTGACAAAGTTGAGGcagttgatgatgatggtgccAGTGATTGTTGTGATGATAGCAATAATCACTCTAACAACAACGGAAATAATAAAAGGAGTTTACATATAAATGACAACAATACCAATGTGGcctcaaatgaaaataaacagagtaacaaacaaattcttaacaaaGATTCTAAAGAAAAAGCAGCAACAACGTTGTTAATAAGAGGAACAAACAAGAATCATCATAAACTTTCCAATAAAACCAATGACACTGATGGTAACCATGATGTTGTTACTAAGGATGATGATGACGAGGACTACAAACATGACGAAGACAACAATGATGTTGTTGACAACAACTGTAACGTTGACAATGTTAAATACAATAAACATCATAAAACTTCTGCaactcaacaacaacaacagcaaataaCAACAGTCACACATGAGTCTTCAGTACAACCATCATCATACATGCCActccaaataaaacaagaacGTTTGGACGACTCATTTCCTTCCATACTTTCAACAACTTCATCTACTCCGGCTAATACATCTTCTTCTTCTTCAACGTCAACTGTATCGTTGTTGTCATTTGAAAATTGTGAACatcataaaatcaaaaactgtGAAATTCATCAGCAGCCACAATCATCAGCACATGGTCACATGGATATTCAAAATTCCATTGTACAGCAACTGGGCACTTTTGTCTCAAACTATAGAGTGGGGGGAGTAAATTATGGTCGAAATTCAACTGGTTGTAGCAGAGAATCAACAACAACTTCATTGTCCAAGTGGTAA